Proteins encoded by one window of Simiduia curdlanivorans:
- the pelA gene encoding pectate lyase, protein MKIIFSVVLLCTWIHPCFAQPEQDINAQWQAYFELSSALKRKDQKALAKELEQNRKVSKPPKAERFGFDPELPEAAFKTEEGKAIADIILSFQTPSGGWSKRVDMGQRPRRRGEAWGVEKNYQPTFDNYATTTQMRVLAKAFAATGDERYATSFKRGLDLIIKAQMPQGCWPQSFPLDGGYHNHITYNDKSMVNILELLLSVAQSAYPWLDQENQQIAQASLLKGVNCILMTQYFFEPGKTFLGWGAQHDAFSLKPAQARAYEMPALSSQESAEIMLFLMTLPSPPDVVVQAVSDAAAWLDAKRIVGKRYDRQLGKLVDDEQAKPLWSRFYSLSTGEPIFGDRDGQVYDQIERISLERRQGYAWYSTGASKALTKFQQWKTAHIQTPE, encoded by the coding sequence ATGAAAATTATCTTCTCTGTTGTGCTGTTATGCACCTGGATTCATCCCTGCTTTGCTCAGCCCGAGCAAGACATAAATGCCCAGTGGCAGGCCTACTTCGAGCTCTCCAGTGCATTAAAGCGCAAAGATCAAAAAGCGCTAGCTAAAGAGTTGGAACAAAATAGAAAAGTATCTAAGCCACCGAAGGCTGAGCGTTTTGGCTTTGACCCGGAGTTGCCCGAAGCGGCATTCAAGACGGAGGAAGGCAAAGCCATTGCCGATATTATTCTCAGTTTTCAAACCCCCTCCGGTGGTTGGTCCAAGCGGGTCGATATGGGGCAGCGCCCCAGGCGTAGAGGTGAGGCTTGGGGGGTGGAAAAAAATTACCAACCCACCTTTGATAATTACGCTACAACAACACAAATGCGTGTATTGGCTAAAGCTTTTGCGGCAACGGGCGATGAACGATACGCGACCAGTTTTAAGCGCGGGCTTGACCTTATTATCAAAGCGCAAATGCCACAGGGTTGTTGGCCGCAAAGTTTTCCTTTGGATGGCGGCTATCACAATCATATAACCTACAACGACAAGTCCATGGTCAACATTCTTGAGCTGTTGTTATCGGTTGCGCAGAGCGCCTACCCATGGCTGGATCAGGAAAATCAACAAATCGCTCAAGCATCGCTGCTGAAGGGCGTCAACTGCATTTTAATGACGCAATATTTTTTCGAACCCGGTAAAACATTTTTGGGTTGGGGCGCGCAGCACGACGCATTCAGTTTAAAACCAGCACAGGCTAGAGCCTATGAGATGCCGGCTTTGTCTTCTCAGGAAAGCGCAGAAATAATGTTGTTCTTAATGACGCTACCGTCGCCGCCTGATGTAGTTGTGCAGGCGGTCAGTGATGCAGCTGCCTGGTTGGATGCAAAGCGTATTGTCGGCAAGCGTTACGATAGGCAGCTGGGCAAACTGGTGGACGATGAACAAGCCAAACCCCTGTGGTCGCGTTTCTACAGTTTGAGCACTGGAGAACCTATTTTTGGTGATCGCGATGGCCAAGTTTACGATCAAATCGAGCGCATTAGTTTGGAGCGCCGACAAGGCTATGCTTGGTATTCTACCGGCGCAAGCAAGGCCTTGACCAAATTCCAGCAATGGAAGACTGCACATATTCAAACACCGGAGTAA
- a CDS encoding TonB-dependent receptor yields the protein MKILNTSMKLLPLAVALISAQAMAQQSEDMAGQGLEEVVVEGVRAADENAREAERNKDNFSSVVTQDDAGNFSAQNVAELLQRMPGITLQRGEGEGKFVSLRGLGPGMVSVQMDGGSLANAGGGSSGDLEDRAFSLDSLPSDVLQSIEVNKSLTPDMNLDAIGGMINVRTLSALDRGKDSFKLTLQDYYSEQAEDHSPKITVQGTNLFMDNTVGLAYTASWENRITQGYQTKHHDTTLPVYGDDGQNRILIPWEFTNFQENAERERMTGLLNLEYQPDADNRYHVRLNHTSYADDDIALREYYRYNLDSSTSKLYLNEAEQTFGLDSVDLQQQYFIQQSEVTTNTFTIGGENGLADGWWVDYDLVMSRSEDDKPDGRRVQFRLRELSSLGQYGEDFINGQIISGTQLTELIDTGSISSGAISNPNGYQYGQAMQPNLGYDNLFLEQSLREDAVDQFTLNLRRDWTDGGLLNYVKFGVRGQQRNRTSDRNRASIVPGDRAVAGCNGDLECVALAGARLGEFDTYRPENADFDHYIITRSEAERLIASTRAIGDNYDPDENEIDSVRLDYELNEDSAAAYLMAEFQVVEGGTLIAGARYERTWFDSTGYMAMRNDRNEDSQGLESLDIALPLDDVKNDYSNFLPALHYRHELSDQLLARAAIWTSFSRPDFGKSRAYFEITDRVELCNTDPAYTGTLTCSDDPNQIGSTNGDVDYQAEWFVLSSDNAARIGNPSLEPMKATNIDLSLSWYGDDNFLQAALFYKDIKDFIVDANGVDLNIGTDLPFELPLDQVTQFTILPDTTLTNVRTFLNGESAHVYGAELSYTQYLDGRWEDHSVGRWLDNLFLQANLTLQDSDGDVGDTVRVDSIRLPETANTAGNLTLGWENDTVSARLIANYTGDILKRIGACTADDLAADLGLGYTQNCQAWADVYQAASTTLDFKATWKVAQGVRVYFDAINLTGAQDSYYFEGDPDAGGKMLFNVEQYGRGYQVGVNLDF from the coding sequence ATGAAAATCCTGAATACATCCATGAAATTACTGCCGTTGGCGGTGGCGCTAATCAGCGCCCAGGCAATGGCGCAGCAAAGCGAAGACATGGCCGGCCAAGGCTTAGAAGAAGTGGTGGTAGAGGGCGTGCGCGCGGCCGATGAAAATGCCCGCGAAGCCGAACGCAATAAGGACAACTTCAGTTCCGTGGTTACCCAGGACGACGCCGGTAACTTCTCTGCCCAAAACGTGGCCGAACTGTTGCAGCGCATGCCCGGCATCACCCTGCAGCGAGGCGAGGGCGAGGGCAAGTTTGTTAGCCTGCGCGGCCTAGGCCCAGGCATGGTGAGCGTGCAAATGGACGGCGGTTCGCTGGCCAATGCCGGTGGCGGCAGTAGCGGCGACCTAGAAGATCGCGCCTTTTCCCTAGATAGCTTGCCCTCCGATGTACTGCAGTCCATCGAGGTGAACAAGTCCCTAACCCCGGACATGAATTTGGATGCCATCGGCGGCATGATCAATGTCCGAACCCTGTCGGCGCTCGATCGCGGCAAGGACAGCTTCAAGCTAACCCTGCAGGATTACTACAGTGAGCAGGCCGAGGACCACTCGCCCAAAATCACTGTCCAAGGTACCAACCTGTTCATGGATAACACTGTGGGCCTGGCCTATACCGCGTCTTGGGAAAACCGCATCACTCAGGGCTACCAGACCAAACACCACGACACCACGCTGCCGGTGTACGGCGATGATGGCCAGAACCGCATTCTGATTCCCTGGGAATTTACCAACTTCCAGGAAAACGCCGAGCGCGAACGCATGACGGGTTTGCTGAACCTTGAATATCAGCCCGACGCAGACAACCGTTACCATGTGCGGTTAAACCACACCAGCTACGCCGATGACGATATCGCCCTGCGCGAATACTATCGCTACAACCTAGACAGCAGCACCAGCAAACTGTACCTGAACGAAGCCGAGCAGACTTTTGGTCTAGACAGTGTTGACCTGCAACAGCAGTACTTTATCCAGCAGTCCGAAGTCACCACCAACACCTTCACTATCGGCGGTGAAAACGGTTTGGCCGATGGCTGGTGGGTGGACTATGACCTAGTGATGTCGCGCAGCGAGGACGACAAACCCGATGGCCGGCGCGTGCAGTTCCGGTTGCGCGAGTTGTCTTCGCTGGGCCAGTACGGTGAGGATTTCATCAACGGCCAAATTATTTCCGGCACCCAGCTGACCGAGCTAATCGACACCGGCAGCATTAGCAGCGGCGCTATTTCGAACCCCAACGGCTACCAATATGGCCAGGCCATGCAGCCTAATTTGGGCTACGACAACCTGTTTCTGGAGCAGAGCCTGCGCGAAGATGCGGTGGACCAGTTCACCCTGAATCTGCGCCGCGACTGGACCGACGGCGGCTTGCTTAACTACGTTAAATTTGGCGTCCGCGGCCAGCAGCGCAACCGCACCAGCGACCGCAACCGCGCCAGCATTGTGCCGGGTGATCGTGCCGTAGCTGGTTGTAACGGCGACTTAGAGTGTGTGGCACTGGCCGGCGCACGGCTGGGCGAATTCGACACCTACCGGCCGGAAAATGCCGACTTCGACCACTACATTATTACTCGGTCGGAAGCGGAGCGATTGATCGCCAGCACTCGCGCCATTGGCGATAACTACGACCCGGACGAAAATGAAATCGACTCCGTCAGGCTGGATTACGAGCTCAACGAAGACTCGGCAGCGGCCTACTTGATGGCTGAATTTCAGGTTGTCGAAGGCGGCACCTTGATTGCCGGCGCCCGCTACGAGCGCACTTGGTTTGATTCCACCGGCTACATGGCCATGCGCAATGACCGCAACGAGGATTCCCAAGGCCTAGAGTCGCTCGACATTGCCCTGCCCTTGGACGATGTTAAAAACGACTACAGCAACTTCCTGCCGGCTTTGCACTACCGGCACGAGCTGAGTGACCAACTGCTGGCGCGGGCGGCCATCTGGACCAGCTTTAGTCGGCCGGACTTCGGCAAGAGCCGCGCTTATTTTGAAATCACCGACCGGGTTGAGCTGTGCAACACAGATCCAGCCTACACCGGCACCCTGACCTGTAGCGATGACCCGAACCAGATAGGTTCCACCAATGGCGACGTGGATTATCAGGCCGAGTGGTTTGTGCTGTCATCCGACAATGCCGCGCGCATCGGCAACCCGTCGCTGGAGCCCATGAAAGCCACCAACATCGATCTGTCACTGTCCTGGTATGGCGATGACAACTTCCTGCAGGCGGCGTTGTTCTACAAAGACATCAAGGACTTTATTGTGGATGCCAACGGCGTCGACCTGAACATCGGCACCGACCTGCCCTTTGAGTTGCCACTCGATCAGGTGACTCAGTTCACCATTCTGCCCGATACCACACTCACCAATGTACGCACCTTCTTAAACGGTGAGTCGGCCCATGTGTACGGTGCCGAGCTGAGCTACACCCAGTATCTGGATGGACGTTGGGAAGATCACAGCGTGGGTCGCTGGCTCGACAACCTGTTTTTGCAGGCCAACCTAACCCTGCAGGACAGCGACGGCGATGTGGGAGACACAGTGCGGGTGGACAGCATTCGTCTGCCGGAAACTGCCAACACGGCCGGTAACCTGACCTTGGGTTGGGAAAACGACACAGTGTCGGCGCGCCTCATTGCCAACTATACCGGCGACATTCTCAAACGTATCGGCGCTTGTACTGCCGACGATCTGGCCGCTGATCTGGGCTTGGGTTACACCCAGAATTGCCAAGCCTGGGCCGACGTATACCAAGCCGCGAGCACCACCCTGGATTTCAAGGCTACTTGGAAAGTCGCTCAGGGCGTTAGGGTTTACTTTGATGCCATCAATCTGACGGGTGCCCAAGACAGCTACTACTTCGAAGGCGACCCGGATGCCGGCGGCAAAATGTTGTTCAACGTCGAACAATACGGCCGCGGCTACCAGGTTGGCGTCAACCTAGATTTCTGA
- a CDS encoding pectate lyase family protein has translation MRESTIARPIALALLLSLGLTACGGGSSGSSDQPATPTPTPTPTPTPTPTPTPTPTPTPTPVTLTDGGFAGFNYDLTGGANGLVYTVNNGLDLQAKLDEAKAAGQPITLYIDGVITPFNNGGTNLDIAIKDMNNVSLIGVGTNGEFDGIGLIIRRANNVIVQNLTFHEAWPGQERDAIGIEGDDDGSTTSHIWIDHCELYNSLNVDKDYYDGLIDTKNGARLVTISNNYLHDAWKTSLHGHTENDTNPDTDRLVTFHHNRFENLSARVPLYRHGKGHVYNNYFNNIDSSAVNTRQGAEMLVENNIFENTHNPIVSFYSPMVGYWNIAGNVMGDGVTWTSDNGTDITAQSGSSTSSYRVPYTYSLDSVENLKAKIIANAGVGKIDQSALDIPAPVTPIDQVPVPEEVIIEDVALPYGENFAPDTETFFSNSYRDVSGGPGAGVAMNYKVTGTATLASGALSLTGARVSIGNTTPGVSTSAGDTATTGVFDLSAAYTVSFTVISVAGDMTKKFQLFVDNNTASSSNSIWGGASRFHDVALGDLVAGQTYVISGKLASSTSFITLRTEGGGTIQVDDFLIELAP, from the coding sequence ATGCGTGAATCCACGATTGCGCGCCCCATTGCGCTTGCGTTGCTGTTAAGCCTAGGCCTCACCGCCTGCGGCGGCGGCAGCTCTGGTTCAAGTGATCAGCCTGCCACACCGACGCCAACGCCGACACCAACACCGACGCCGACGCCAACGCCAACGCCAACACCAACACCAACACCAACACCCGTTACATTGACCGACGGCGGATTTGCCGGTTTTAACTACGACCTGACCGGCGGTGCCAATGGCTTGGTGTATACCGTCAATAATGGTTTAGATTTACAGGCGAAATTAGACGAGGCTAAAGCGGCAGGGCAACCCATTACGCTCTATATCGACGGCGTGATTACGCCCTTCAACAATGGCGGCACCAATCTCGATATTGCGATTAAGGATATGAACAATGTCTCGCTCATTGGCGTGGGGACTAACGGCGAATTCGACGGCATCGGTTTAATTATTCGCCGCGCCAATAATGTCATTGTACAGAATCTTACCTTTCACGAAGCCTGGCCGGGGCAAGAGCGCGATGCCATTGGTATCGAAGGTGATGACGACGGCAGCACAACGAGCCATATTTGGATTGATCATTGCGAATTGTATAATTCACTCAATGTGGATAAAGACTATTACGATGGCTTGATTGATACCAAAAACGGCGCGAGATTGGTCACCATTTCTAATAATTATTTACACGATGCGTGGAAGACCTCTCTGCATGGGCATACGGAAAATGACACCAACCCCGACACCGATCGCCTAGTCACCTTCCATCACAACCGATTTGAAAATCTGTCGGCGCGCGTTCCTTTGTATAGGCACGGTAAAGGCCATGTATACAACAACTATTTTAATAATATTGATTCTTCAGCCGTGAACACCCGGCAGGGCGCCGAAATGTTGGTAGAAAACAATATTTTTGAAAACACCCATAACCCTATCGTGTCGTTTTATTCGCCTATGGTGGGTTATTGGAATATCGCCGGCAATGTGATGGGCGATGGTGTGACCTGGACGTCTGACAATGGCACAGATATCACTGCCCAAAGTGGCAGCTCAACATCGAGCTATCGCGTGCCTTACACCTATAGTCTCGACTCAGTTGAAAATTTAAAGGCGAAAATCATTGCCAATGCCGGCGTTGGAAAAATTGATCAGTCTGCGTTGGACATTCCTGCACCCGTGACGCCGATTGATCAGGTGCCGGTGCCTGAAGAAGTTATCATCGAAGACGTTGCTTTGCCTTACGGTGAAAACTTTGCACCCGATACGGAGACGTTTTTTAGCAACAGCTACCGAGATGTTTCGGGCGGCCCCGGTGCGGGTGTCGCGATGAATTATAAAGTCACAGGCACGGCAACGCTTGCGAGCGGAGCACTCAGTTTAACCGGTGCGCGGGTCAGTATTGGCAATACAACACCAGGAGTAAGCACTAGCGCTGGCGATACGGCGACAACCGGCGTGTTCGATTTGTCGGCGGCATACACCGTGAGTTTTACCGTGATCAGTGTTGCCGGCGATATGACAAAAAAGTTTCAGCTATTTGTCGATAACAACACGGCGTCGAGTAGTAATTCCATCTGGGGTGGCGCGTCGCGTTTTCACGATGTTGCGCTGGGTGATCTCGTGGCCGGGCAAACCTACGTTATTAGCGGAAAGTTGGCTTCTAGCACCTCGTTTATTACCTTGCGCACTGAAGGTGGCGGTACCATTCAGGTCGATGATTTTTTGATTGAACTGGCGCCTTAA
- a CDS encoding VOC family protein: MKIEHFAFNVLDPIAIAAWYCEHLNFTVKHKFTQAPHTHFLADSSGQVMIEIYCNPADQVPDYQGMDPLLVHLAFVSTDPELDAQRLIGVGAREVDDVKLKDGSHLKMLKDPWGFSIQLCKRGMPMLS; this comes from the coding sequence ATGAAAATAGAACATTTTGCATTTAATGTGCTCGATCCAATCGCCATCGCGGCTTGGTACTGTGAGCATTTGAACTTTACCGTAAAACATAAATTCACGCAGGCGCCACACACTCACTTTTTAGCCGATAGTTCAGGGCAAGTGATGATTGAAATATATTGTAACCCTGCCGATCAAGTGCCCGATTACCAAGGGATGGACCCGTTGTTGGTTCATCTTGCTTTTGTTTCTACCGATCCGGAGTTGGATGCACAACGTTTAATTGGCGTCGGTGCGCGCGAAGTGGACGACGTAAAACTCAAGGATGGTTCGCATTTGAAAATGTTAAAAGACCCGTGGGGCTTTTCCATTCAATTGTGTAAACGCGGCATGCCCATGTTGTCGTGA
- a CDS encoding pectate trisaccharide-lyase: MRAFSPKSLLPLAIASASLGLALPCSAALEGYATLNGGTTGGAGGQVVYASTGAEINAAMCSRAADDTPLIIYVTGTINHGNTSKSSGSCDTTGEEIQFKGVSNISLIGVGSAAVFDQIGIHLRDTSNIILQNLHIKNVKKSGSPTSNGGDAIGMETDVFNVWVDHCTLEASGGESDGYDSLLDMKATTQYVTVSYTHYRNSGRGGLMGSSDSDADNTFVTFHHNFYENMDSRLPLLRHGTAHSYNNYYDGINKSGLNPRMGGKIKVENSYFENAHNPIGTFYTTDMGFWDLSGNYFDENTVVWEQSDSDKWFPAGPNPVSTTSISIPYSYTLDAVACVPDIVRNTVGAGTGLLESAGACEVTPTPTPTPTPTPTPTPTPTPTPTPTPTPGGSPIGSNLSIGAGSDGSSKASGSSYGNVRDGDLSSYWAPSGSTGRISIKWSSTTTVGAVNIVEHASAVGNLGAWELVNNDNGELLATGTGPGLVSFNTVNLDKINLNILSSNLTPAIAELETYVGINAAPTPTPTPTPTPTPTPTPTPTPTPTPTPTPTPVPDTTFTVQENAAGFCAVEGAVENEHAGYNGSGYANSTNATDAGIDYEIYAPQAGYYQLNVRYANGASDRPARILVNGQEQGNLGFTGTGSWTSWSDTGNLVLALNGGEQSLRIEAETSGGLANIDQVSITGLAPAAGDCAAGDSTNGGTPVEPTDPIDPTDPTDPTDPVDPTEPTDPTDPVDPTEPTDPTDPDNGGIPPIGDGGDPACADLLTNPSMNWRESSQLQTDQEIVACLSESLGKPVGFGSKATGGYNPLGNSKLVVITKGGSVSPEQQIFDAISSAKHNWVVFDKDDFANETTIGMYKLGCSDPDVLSALGGATVEECQNPALWCSNHGVSSNSCEDTFFNDRLNDSDLDALKLKMVNSNTTIDGRGSNALFQFSGFKIGSDSSGASTHMSENVIITNNRFAGVGHTEDHNLDPDMIRSTGESHDIWIHQNTFENTGDSAFDVKVGAYNLTVSFNKLIDVKRAALHGSSDSRTINAQITSTIHNNLFVTNDNLVTDKSMDTLRRVPLMRRGQSHMFNNVFYGYRKDLLSVRVGGRIAFEDNMFLNTANNAKGDDLDYWIESLLRDFREGGLKITGSSVWYSNTSCQLQGSPGDLTASHGSTPDMFATYDGTSKNLINANRFSAGSDLADYVFATAGKGGVTPYNSSYSQGRSTIINNAPSTCK; encoded by the coding sequence ATGAGAGCTTTTTCCCCTAAATCATTACTTCCTCTGGCTATAGCATCGGCAAGCTTAGGCTTGGCCCTGCCCTGCTCAGCCGCACTAGAGGGCTACGCCACACTCAACGGCGGCACCACCGGCGGCGCGGGTGGACAAGTGGTGTATGCAAGTACCGGCGCCGAGATAAACGCTGCTATGTGTAGCCGCGCGGCCGACGACACACCACTCATTATTTACGTAACCGGCACCATCAATCACGGCAACACCAGCAAGAGCTCGGGTTCTTGCGACACCACCGGCGAAGAGATTCAATTTAAAGGCGTGAGCAATATCTCGTTGATCGGCGTAGGTAGCGCCGCGGTTTTTGATCAGATTGGCATCCACTTACGCGATACCTCGAATATTATCTTGCAAAATTTACACATAAAAAATGTGAAAAAATCCGGCTCGCCCACGTCCAATGGTGGCGATGCCATCGGCATGGAAACCGACGTATTTAATGTCTGGGTAGATCACTGCACGCTCGAAGCTTCCGGCGGCGAGAGCGACGGCTACGATTCATTGCTCGACATGAAAGCCACCACCCAATACGTCACCGTTTCTTACACCCATTACCGCAATTCGGGTCGCGGTGGCCTGATGGGCTCAAGCGACAGCGACGCCGATAATACCTTCGTCACTTTTCACCATAATTTTTACGAGAACATGGACTCGCGCTTGCCGTTGTTACGGCACGGCACGGCCCACTCCTACAACAACTATTACGACGGCATAAACAAATCCGGCTTGAACCCGCGCATGGGTGGCAAGATAAAAGTAGAAAACAGTTATTTTGAAAATGCCCACAATCCCATCGGCACTTTTTACACTACCGACATGGGCTTTTGGGACTTAAGCGGTAACTACTTTGATGAAAATACCGTGGTATGGGAACAGAGTGACAGCGACAAATGGTTCCCAGCTGGCCCAAACCCAGTGTCCACCACATCCATCAGCATTCCCTATAGCTACACCTTAGATGCCGTGGCGTGCGTACCCGATATTGTTCGCAACACTGTAGGCGCAGGCACAGGCTTGCTCGAATCGGCGGGTGCGTGTGAAGTAACTCCGACCCCTACACCAACGCCGACTCCTACGCCGACTCCTACGCCAACGCCAACTCCTACGCCAACGCCAACCCCAACGCCAGGTGGCAGCCCCATCGGCAGCAACTTGAGTATCGGCGCGGGTTCAGACGGGTCGAGCAAAGCCAGTGGCTCCAGCTACGGCAATGTGCGCGATGGCGACCTCTCTAGCTACTGGGCACCCAGCGGTTCAACAGGGCGCATATCCATTAAATGGTCCAGCACCACAACCGTGGGCGCGGTTAACATCGTCGAACATGCCAGCGCTGTCGGCAACCTCGGCGCCTGGGAGCTAGTCAACAACGACAATGGCGAGCTACTAGCCACGGGCACCGGCCCAGGTCTTGTTAGTTTCAACACGGTGAATTTGGATAAAATTAATCTCAACATTTTAAGCTCTAACCTTACCCCTGCGATTGCAGAGTTAGAGACCTATGTAGGGATAAATGCAGCGCCGACGCCGACGCCGACGCCAACTCCGACTCCGACTCCGACTCCGACGCCGACGCCAACTCCGACTCCGACTCCGACTCCGACGCCAACACCGGTACCCGACACCACCTTTACCGTGCAGGAAAATGCTGCCGGCTTCTGTGCGGTTGAAGGCGCAGTGGAAAACGAGCATGCCGGCTACAACGGTAGCGGTTACGCCAACTCCACCAATGCCACCGACGCCGGCATTGATTACGAAATCTATGCGCCGCAAGCGGGCTACTACCAACTCAATGTGCGCTACGCCAATGGCGCCAGCGACCGACCCGCGCGGATTCTGGTCAACGGCCAGGAGCAAGGTAATCTTGGCTTTACCGGTACCGGCAGCTGGACCAGCTGGTCCGACACCGGCAACCTGGTACTGGCACTGAATGGCGGCGAGCAAAGCCTGCGCATCGAAGCGGAAACCAGTGGCGGCCTGGCCAACATCGATCAGGTCAGCATTACCGGCTTGGCGCCGGCAGCGGGCGATTGTGCGGCGGGCGACAGCACCAACGGCGGAACGCCGGTTGAGCCCACCGATCCGATTGATCCTACCGATCCCACCGATCCCACCGATCCGGTTGATCCTACTGAACCCACTGATCCCACCGATCCAGTTGATCCTACTGAACCCACTGATCCCACCGATCCTGACAATGGCGGCATTCCGCCCATTGGAGACGGCGGCGATCCGGCCTGCGCCGATTTACTGACCAATCCCAGCATGAACTGGCGCGAGTCTTCTCAGCTACAAACGGATCAAGAAATCGTGGCCTGCTTATCTGAGTCCCTCGGCAAACCAGTGGGCTTTGGCAGCAAGGCAACCGGCGGCTACAACCCCCTGGGCAATAGCAAACTGGTGGTGATAACCAAAGGCGGTTCGGTTTCACCGGAGCAGCAAATTTTCGATGCGATAAGTTCTGCTAAACACAACTGGGTGGTGTTTGATAAAGACGACTTCGCCAATGAAACCACGATCGGCATGTATAAATTGGGTTGCTCAGATCCCGATGTACTGTCTGCCTTAGGTGGCGCCACTGTCGAAGAATGTCAGAACCCTGCGCTTTGGTGCAGTAATCACGGCGTCAGCAGCAATAGTTGCGAAGACACCTTCTTTAATGATCGCCTCAACGACTCAGATCTCGATGCGCTCAAACTCAAAATGGTCAACTCCAACACCACCATTGATGGCCGCGGCAGCAACGCCTTATTCCAATTTAGCGGTTTCAAAATTGGTTCGGATTCCAGCGGTGCGTCAACCCACATGAGCGAGAACGTGATCATCACCAACAACCGCTTTGCCGGCGTTGGCCATACCGAGGACCACAATCTCGATCCCGATATGATTCGCTCAACCGGTGAGTCGCACGATATCTGGATTCATCAAAACACCTTTGAGAACACCGGTGACTCAGCCTTCGATGTCAAAGTGGGCGCCTACAACCTCACCGTTTCGTTCAACAAACTCATCGATGTGAAGCGCGCGGCATTACATGGTTCAAGTGATAGCCGAACCATCAATGCGCAAATCACCTCAACCATCCACAACAATTTGTTTGTCACCAACGACAACCTAGTTACCGACAAAAGCATGGATACCTTGCGTCGCGTACCACTCATGCGCCGCGGGCAATCCCACATGTTCAACAATGTGTTTTACGGCTACCGCAAAGACTTGTTGAGCGTTCGCGTAGGTGGCCGCATTGCGTTTGAAGACAATATGTTCTTGAACACGGCCAACAACGCCAAAGGCGATGACCTCGACTACTGGATTGAAAGCCTACTGCGCGACTTCCGCGAGGGTGGGCTGAAAATAACCGGCAGCTCGGTTTGGTACTCGAACACCTCGTGTCAGCTGCAAGGTTCACCGGGTGATTTAACGGCGTCCCACGGCAGCACACCGGATATGTTTGCAACCTACGATGGCACATCCAAAAACTTAATCAACGCCAACCGCTTCAGCGCTGGCAGCGATTTAGCAGACTATGTGTTTGCCACTGCCGGCAAAGGTGGAGTAACGCCTTACAACTCCAGCTATTCACAAGGTCGCAGCACTATTATCAACAACGCACCATCGACCTGTAAGTAA
- a CDS encoding alpha/beta hydrolase yields the protein MYSISRRLLLLVLALLTMHAGAEYSVQSTLAKIQARFPQAAPYAPHQGNVQKSCWNYSQNHSHNHNHSHQLAMDVYRLPDQLPRPAILLVHGGGWNSGERTLWQPIAYALANRGYVAITVSYRLSPQAPYPAARDDLITALEFMQARAAELGINTRALFIAGGSAGGQLASLVGLQWPVQGIINVDGLSDFTTPLALAFENDPAREVTAASAWLGGRYEAIPEIWRQASPINAVNKHAPPMLFITSGEARFSAGVEAMQDKLTALGVVNRRHEFKQAPHSFWLFEPWASATVAVIEQFLQARLSALAEPVPPDER from the coding sequence ATGTACTCGATCAGTAGACGGCTGTTACTTCTGGTTTTGGCGCTGCTGACAATGCATGCCGGCGCTGAATATAGTGTGCAATCAACCTTGGCCAAAATCCAAGCACGTTTTCCGCAAGCCGCACCTTACGCGCCACACCAAGGTAATGTGCAAAAAAGCTGTTGGAACTATAGCCAAAACCATAGCCATAACCATAACCACAGCCATCAGCTGGCCATGGATGTCTATCGCTTACCTGATCAGTTGCCTAGGCCAGCGATATTGTTGGTGCACGGTGGCGGTTGGAATTCGGGCGAGCGCACACTTTGGCAGCCCATTGCCTACGCTCTTGCAAATCGGGGTTACGTCGCGATCACAGTGTCGTATCGATTATCGCCACAGGCGCCCTATCCCGCCGCAAGGGATGATTTAATTACCGCGCTTGAATTTATGCAAGCGCGCGCCGCAGAATTGGGCATTAATACTCGCGCGCTATTTATCGCGGGCGGTTCTGCCGGTGGGCAGTTGGCGTCGTTGGTTGGATTGCAATGGCCGGTGCAGGGCATTATCAATGTCGATGGCCTATCGGATTTTACGACGCCGTTAGCGCTAGCCTTCGAAAACGATCCCGCGCGCGAGGTCACGGCAGCTAGTGCTTGGCTCGGTGGTCGCTATGAAGCCATTCCCGAAATATGGCGCCAAGCGTCGCCCATTAATGCTGTTAATAAACATGCCCCGCCTATGTTATTTATTACTAGCGGCGAGGCGAGGTTTAGCGCCGGCGTGGAGGCTATGCAAGATAAGCTCACGGCCTTGGGGGTGGTTAATCGTCGGCATGAGTTCAAACAAGCGCCGCACAGTTTTTGGCTGTTTGAGCCCTGGGCCAGTGCAACCGTGGCGGTTATAGAGCAATTTTTACAAGCCCGTTTGTCGGCATTGGCTGAACCCGTGCCACCTGACGAGCGTTAA